One Phyllopteryx taeniolatus isolate TA_2022b chromosome 12, UOR_Ptae_1.2, whole genome shotgun sequence genomic window, gGTATGCTGATCGCTGTctgtaaacggttggattccagttgactaATATAAACGTTcatagcagtgaatgagttgatTGTGTATGTTAATGCTTAACAGCGGGAGCGATGCAGATATCGACCGCTGAGAATATGTACAGTGTACAGAAAAGCTGGTCACGCTGACCAACTTACCGTGAAAGAGCTGTGTACTAAGGTTTCGTCCAAGTCAATGACCACACAGATCTTCCCTGTATCATGGGATTTCAGTTGTGGTAGCAGTGCTTTCGTTGGTACCTGGGAATAAAAAAAGGACAGAAGCCCACCTCAATTTCTTTGACAACATGTATCCGAGTGTAAAAAAGGATATGATGTTTGAAATTAATGACTGTGGGCGAGGTATGcttgttgttttaatgatggCTTTTAGAAGCTGTTCCGGCTGGTGCTGTGTCGACACAGCATACATGGCACTCTACTTTGTCCCATCCTAACATCATCACTCtgattctaaaaacaaattggGCAACAGATCAACTGCTTGGTAGAGTGAAGTGCTACGAAGGCAGATTGAAAGAGATACGCTACACTCTCCCAAGTCTCACGTAATGTGATCTTTTTATACAGTTGTTCTCGTGTTATGCTGAACAACTGTCTTATTGTTGACAAGCTAGGCAGTAAGGAGGTCAGattgatctatttttttatttgtatactCATTCATCATTGCTATTTGTCTCCAAATGGTGAAGAAAATTTACCTCTTGGTTGTTGAAACCAATCAAGAAAAGTCTAATTGCCttcattaccatgacctggatgactaagaatctacacagacaattgGTATTTACCTGTGTATTTGGCGGTATGCAGTACTCGCAGTCACAAAGTTCATCAGCGTCACTATCACAGCTCTCATCCTCCGAGTCCTCGGTCCATCTGTTCCGTGCGAGAGCGTCCCCTTCTTCGGTCTTGTCGTAGTTGACGATGCTGTGAATGATATCTGCCCGTACTTGTCTCGAGATTTCAGTTGAACCGGAATCTTCATTTGAGTTCGCCCTTTCTCCTCTCACAAAGCAATAGTCATTCACTTTACCGATTTGACTTTCTTCAGGACAGACGGCATGCGCTTGAGCATGTTGAAACTCACTCTTGCTCTGGGATGCAACTGAATGATCTTTACTCCACGATGAAGCTCTTGCACTGATCATCCTATCATTCAGAACAACAAAGCCATTCAAGGATTGTTTTGCTGTCATCTGAAGGCTTTTAATTTGAGATGTGTAGTATTCCTCAATCAATTCAAGAGTCTCATGTTCACGTTCCCTCAGTGACCAATATGACTCCTTCTCGGAACAGGCACGGAACATAGCTTCCTGGGAGTAAGATATGTTAGGTGGTTCTTTGCTAGGCTCTTTGTTGTCAGTTTCCACTCTCGAAATATCATCAGATGTGTCACCTTTGATAAGGATGTTTTGAACATATGGTACATTCATTAATTCCGTAACATTACAAGTTTGGGCACCATTTACATTAGTCTCCTCATAACTATCACCATCAAGTTCATGTTCTGCTTTGCATTTTTCTGGTCGGGCCTCTGACTCACTTCTCAGACTTGAATCACAACCATAAACACCTCCAAGATCTTTTTCTGAAGAGTAAAAACATGTGTCATTCATTTGTGGATTCATTTCTGGGACATTATACGCATTTTGTGGTTGTTTCTTGGCCTTTAGTTGGTCACGATACAGGCAATCATGGATGTCTCCTCCATCAAAGCAAGAGATGTAATGTTGTGGTTGTGTAAAACTAGGACCATAATAGTCACCTCTATCAAACAAATCAAAGTAATCTTCAAGGACAAAGTtagatgttttcttttcatcGTGAACACGCTCTGTGATGTTGCAttgttcttcatcatcatcaaatgaTTCCCACTGGGTCTGCTCATCACTTGAATATTCCTGAGTCTCTTTTTCATATTCGGATCCTAATGAATCCAAGCTGTTTTCGGATTCATCTGCACAAGTCTTGAAGGATTTACTCTCAGAAGAAGAGCCATCTGAGGAGTCTTCTTCCATAAAGAACCCTACAAATGTCTTGTCGGAGTCGTTCTGCTCTGATGTCTGACTTGTTTCATTTAAGTCTTCATCTCCCCTTGTGTTCAAGTGATCTGTGGCCCTGATAAGTCCCTCATTTTCATCAAAGTAAACTTGCATAAGTGCTCTTCGATGTAAGCAGTTAACGTCTTCTGAGACAGTACAAGGCTCGTCATCACTGCCCCTTTCCTGCCTACTATCTGACAAATACCCTCGCTCATCATTGTCATCTGCTGCCATGCTTTGATTTTGGATGTCATCGTACTCACTGTGTTCTGTATCACAGTCCGATTCATCCGCTGACTCAGAAGCGTCGGGTACGAAACCAGTCATCTCGTGTTTCTCACAGTCTTTAGTCGATGTTTCTGGCTCACATTCAAGGCACTTGTACTGCATACCAGAGGGATTGTATTGTTGTGATAACTCCAGCTGCTCTATGTATTCAGACGTACAACTGCAGGTTTCACCCTGCTCAGAGTTTACGTCTGATTTATATACCGCTAAGTCCAAATACTCAAACGAGTGATGGGTGGGCTCAGGCTGTTGGaatatgtgttgttgttgttctgtgtAGCAGGGACTACCATTGTGAGCTGAACTATGATTAACACAGGGCTCAAAGGTCCTGGAAGGTCTCCAGTACCATCCTTCTAATGGTTGGCTTAACCTGAAAGTCTTATCATGGATTGTGACGCATTCTAGAATGCTGCCAAATTCTGAATAATGGTCAGCTCTCTCAGAGTCTCCCTTACCTTCGTAGTTGTTACAATGTTCCATGCAAAGTCTGGAAGGGCTAACTTCTCGATCGGCAACCAGCTGTTCAGAAAGTTCTACAAGGGCATTACCATCAAGTTCAGCACTTCCATTATCTTCTGTTAACTTGGCAACCTGGCATTGCTCTGTAAGCATGCTGTCAGTCGGTAGCGTCGCTTCTCCGGAGGCATCCCTCTGCTCACTTTCTTCCAAATACATCACAAAGCCTTTTCTTTTTCCAGTTCAGTGTCTGTGCACCATACCATGGAAGGTCTGGCTCTTAACTCGGGATCACACAGACTCAAAAGTCCAAATGACTTGCTTGTGAACCGTCACATCCATGAGCAGAGAACATCCGCAGAGCTGGCGGGGAGGGGGCATGAGACCACAGCTCCCCTGAGAAACAGGAGCAGCACGCATGTCGAATTGACAGTTTGTCACAACCATAAACCAAACACTGGACTCCACCCCCCTTTTCTCAGAGACTGAGCCATTTATTTTGGGGGCTTGGAAAGAAGTGACAAATTACTCCTGAAATATCAAACCTTTATTAAAGGAAAACTAATACATAAATCTGAAAGTGACCACAAAGGATATCATGGTTATCTGATAACTACGTATGATGTTGTTCCCCAATAATACTACCGCATAACAAATTAGTGGCAAACGTTTAAGGGTTAAAGGCCAGCAATCATTGTCTTTGTATAACTAAACCAATTAAACATTTCATTGAATCTCTCACGCTACACTCTTGATAATGCACTGTTAACTCAGTACATTTTGTTTGTACACTCATAATACTCCTAAGAGACGTATTTGCTATATTGTAGTGTTGAAATACAGTTCCTGTACTGTGATTTTTGCAAAGAAGTGACCTGCCATCTAAGTCGTCAGCTCTTTGAAATTTACACTCTTGGTGTCCTTGCTGTGTCATATGATTGACATATGTGCATGTGGACTACTTTTCAACACTGGAACATATTAGTTCTTAGCCTGACATGGATGAGCCAAGAAAACGTGTGTAACACGTCACATGCAGTGTGGGACAACAGAGATTGAAAGCCTGAGACCTAATGTTTATTCTACTGCTTATATCCTGTCGACCGCTGTGTGATTTGTTTATGGAGTACTTCCATTTTAAACATCTGAaaatccacttttaaattattaatatgtTATTTGCTAAATCCGTCCTGTATCTAATGACTGAACAATGATAcacaatgctgtttttttattgcaattGTTGCAGAAAAAATTACTTGTTCCAATAGAGaatacctgaaaaaaaaatacttgaagaCAAAGTTGCTTGCAAAGAGGTCCAACAAGTTGATGTGGAGACATGCAGCCTCTCGAAAGTCCGACTGAGAGGGGGTCTCAAAGCTGGATTTGTTTACCTTTTTACATGGTAATGGTTCgatcaaggcggcacggtggacgactggttagagcgtcagcctcacagttctgacgacccaggttcaatccccggccccgcctgtgtggagtttgcatggtctccccatgcctgcgtgggttttctccgggcactccggtttcctcccacatcccaaaaacatgcgttaatttgagactctgaattgcccgtaggcatgactgtgagtgcgaatggttgtttgtttctatgtgccctgcgattggctggcaaccagttcagggtgtaccccgcctcctgcccgatgacaactgggataagctccagcacgcccgcgaccctagtgaggagaagcggctgatTCTGGATGATTCGATCAACACAAATAACACAGACAGATTCAGCCAGGTGGTCAGAGAAAGAAATACAAGGTTTCAAAGAAAGGGGGAGGTTCCTTCCTGTCGTTGAAATGCATGCAGTTGGCTTCACGCTGCCACcttttgctatttttcttaagCAGAAAGTTTGGAGTCACTTCTTGTGTATTCTAATGAAACCAACTGTTGTGATTCACTGTTAAAggtacaaaaacacaccaaaaccagttactgtatataatatcaAATATGAAATTTTCCATTACACAATTCAGTTGACACCCTGTTCAGTAATGTAACTGGCAGGTGAGCTAACCACATTATCCTGAACAGTGTGTACAATTTTTGTTCCTCAAACATGCAGTCGAACAGAAGATGGACAATGTGACAAATATCTCAGTCATTATTTCATCCGGCGgtacggtgtacgactggttagagcgtctgcctcacagttttgaggagcggggttcaatccccggccccgcctgtgtggagtttgcatgttctccacgtgcctgcatgggttttctccgggcactccggtctcctccacatcccaaaaacaggcatggtatgttaattgacaactctaaattgtgaatgtgtgaatgtgcgtgcgaatggttgtttgtttctatgtgccctgtgattggctggcaaccagttcagggtgtaccccgcctcctgcctgatgatagctgtgataggctccagcacgcccgcgaccctagtgaggagaagcggctcagaaaatggatggatggattatttcatCCATCAGGATTTGGCACTGAACCCATGTTCCAATGAGTATGTTGAGGATGAACTCAGGTGATGTGGATTATTGGACACATTCCAAAATATTGTCGAAACTCTTCCAAGAGGACCGCAAGTTTCAAATTCTATATTTTTTCCTTGTTCAGTTCTTACCTGTATTTTGTCCGTTTagtatacattttgttttgtgttttgctgtATCATTAACGGGGAGCTTACAAATGTGCCTATGTCACCGCCGTAACAGACTCCCGTTTGTTTTATGCCTGCCATATGAGTAGTGACAGTGACCAACCGACGCTTCACACCAGCCgatgttgtgtattcaatgaCAACTTCTATTTTAGCGCCACAGTAAAAAGTTAGAAGGCATTGCATAAGTTTAGGTCTACGTTTCAGCACCAAAGATAGTTAGCTCGTCATGTTTATAAATTCAgtgttgtagtttttttgttttgttttgtttttttgaacacCGTAACTCAGTTTTACAAGGGGCAGCAATTGTATGGACtgtttgttatttatttgtatattcaaaaactgaaagaaaaaaaaatatccttcCAACAGAGCAGTGAAGGAGGACACTGACACCAAGACATTGCCCATTCTGCAATGCACATTTACGGTGGCTTGCAAATGTATTCATACCCCTTgaacttttccacattttgtaaaACGAGTTGcaaacacaaatgtaaatgtattttattggatTTTACTTGATTTCATTGAGGAGTTTCAGAGGAAGGGGTATGAATAAGTTTAGTTATAAATACTAGTTAGTCGAAAGGTTAATGTCTTGTACGTACGTATTGTATATACCCCATGACTAAATGAAATCGAAGACACCCCCCCCCGCTGGTGTCGGGACGATGAGAATGGATGTTTCCAAAGAAGAAAACTTGCTTAGCACTTAGCTGTGCCAAGAAGTGAAGTCAAAGCTGTCAGCTAAAGTATTAGCCTGCCACtcagatgaaaataaatgtgttgctcCAGCATGGGGCATCGCACACCTGTCATCTCAGtttgtgaaaatgtatgaaCCCTCCTCCTGTGTCCTGTCCATTGGTCATTTTGAACCTCTATGTTCAACCAATACAAAAATTTAAATAGATCAAATTTAAGTTGAAAGAGAAGCACACTGCAAAATCCAAGAGTGTATAAAGTCTGCAAAAaactaattataataatttttgaGTGTTCTAAACTTAACGGGTCAGGTTGGACTCAAccataaaaaaagagacaaaaataaaataaagtcgaAACAATATTGTGACTATTAGAACATCTAATGGTGTTTAAAAAGTATTGTACAGTTTTAAAATTTAACACAAATCTACGTATTTGACATGCTGCATATTTAACCATAAAAAAGCTTGTTATTTTGTAgaattgtgaattttttttgggggggaacacAGGTATTTGACCTGTTGTGTTTTTAACCtttaagaaacaaacaaataaatcaagagTTCTTTTTAATTGTGATGACTGGAAAATGTAATAGCGTCAAtcttttgctaaaataatttctaCAGTTTTAAACTTAAACTAAAGTGTCAATTTGACCCGCTGTGGgtttaaccataaaaaaaattcaacagtgAATATTGGAAAatctaatactgtataatatctGCAATAAAAAACTTTGCAAAAATTGGTCAATTTAACCACAAGAACAAAATTACtataaaataacataataatattgTGACATTAACAGGAGGGCTAAGAATGTTGCACTGATGAGAAATAGTTATAGAAATTCAAACACGGGGGAAAAATATTTATGAGAACTGCAGGGTCATCTACTTGAAAATTTAATTCAACACATTCGCTTTTCAGGCATTGCAGAACATGTTGTATAAATGTACAGCATCATAATGTCATTTAGAATTCATAATATTTGACCTGCATGTGAAATAATTAATGCATTGGTTAGCAAACAcaacatgtattatttttaaatggatagGATATATACTCACAAATTACGTTATTTTCTaggtttttacagtattatgCAGTGTTTACAGTATTAATGACCtcaaaatataattataataattttttttaaacacactttcaATTTGACCTAGTTTATACACCCGGGATGAATATGACCTCCTTTCTAGCCTTATTCCCAGAGGCTTTGGACTGTTGACTACATTAGCTGATGCTGAAAGTGGAAGAAATCACGGGACTGTGGTCATTATAGCTCAGGTATGCTGGTCGAGGCATACCTCTATGGTCTTGAGTCGaaaatgtgtgtgcaaacaCGTGTGAAGAAAGTCGGCAGGTGAAGCTGGTAGTGTAAAAAACATCACGCTGCCCAGTGCATTTCCTCATCTAATGTTACACGCATCAGTGTGTTTAAAATAGCCTGTTCGAGCGCTATAGTGTTAAACGATGAGGCACACACTCTCTATACCCCATCTTACCCCTCACCCCAGTCGATACAACAGAAGGAAGGAACCACGACTCAGTGAGttgttttccatttccatttctccatccattttctgagccgcttctcctcactagggtcgcgggcgtgctggagcctatcccagctgtaatcgggcaggaggcggggtacaccctgaactggttgccagccaatcgcagttgtttttccatttgtattTATGAAATACACATGCAAAAAATCACAATAAAAGTGATACTAACACCAGACACCTCATGCATATGTGGCCTGTCCTATCTGATAATCACGGCATCCCTTCCTCATGGGTTGTAGCCCTGCCTGACTCACTGCGCCTGTGCTGTTATCCAGTTCTATTTGCAACTTGCCCCCTGTCTTTACATAGAGCACACTGCAAGACTCGCTGATCTTGTCCTGTACTGATCTGTCCTGTTTGCAACTTGTTGCATCCCTTCCTCAGTATAGCACTGCCTGGCTCGCTACTCCTATTTTGTCCTCTACTGTTCCATTCTATACTATTTGATACTTGGCACGTCCCTTcatcacagggtgtagcacggCTTGGCTCACGATTCCTGTCCTGTTCCATCCTGCCCTATTCACTACTTGTTGTGTCCCTACCTTGCAGGGTCTAACAGTGCATGATTCACTACTCCTGTCCTGCTATGATCTATCCTATTTGCTGCCCATCTTCACGGTTTGTAGCATTGGACATCTCACTGatattgtcctgtcctgttCCACCCTATTTGTTAATTGTAGCATCccttcctcacagggtgtagcactacctGGCTCACTACTCCTGTTTTGTCCTGTGCTGTTCCTTCCTGTTTTATTTGCTAAATGTTGCAACctttcctcacagggtgtatAGCACTGCCTGGTTCACAAATCCTGTCCTTTACCTATTTGATACTCACCGTGTTCCTTCCTCGCAGGATGTAGCACCACCTAGCTTACTACCCATGTTCATTCCTATCCTGTCCGATGCCATCCTGTGCTCTTTCGTACCTGCCACGTCTCTTCCTCACAGTCTGTAGCACTACCTTCCCTACCCACATACAGTGGAAAAGGGGCTATTGATAAAATCCATTTCCCATGTAATGTTGAGCAATGGTGTCAAcctaattacatacagtatgttgagaTACTGTGCTCACTTGTGTGAAGACTGATGTGTCTATACTTGTAGTACTTGTGTGTTTAAGTGACATTTGTGTAAAGGcattgtctatgtgtgtgtgtgtgtgttgtgttttgttgtcaaagaatacaatactgtatacaAGGGTCCTCGTTTTACGATggaattttatttcaatgacGGCAATGTAAcgtaatgcagtagtaaagtcagaattacagtaaatatttgtatgaaaaacccCTCAAGGTCATTAACTACAGCGGTAACTGAGCTCTCTGCATGACAACATTCCTACGCCGCTGCACAAATAAGCTCATTGCGCACCGTTTGTAACCCTTGAAATGTCGTAGGTTGGTACCTTATTGAATTGAGAACTCTCGTTattaagcaatttttttttgggggggggggggtgtcgctGGGgaggtggcattgggtccctgcggcccccacctcAGTGGGGCCGGCAGACCGCCCTGAGTccatcggtgtgggacgtgtctcgtccaccgggctgctctcgggcagacccctgggcccgatcccgcccctcgattcattgggggggggggggtcctcagcctcagcaattacaggacacttctgtcagtctttgtgcatgtaaaacagtgtcaatttacttgcatgtgcccgcaggcacacacccctgagACTCTTTCACGGTGTGGGGCCACtaacttattgcgacaaataactcatgcaTATGcgaatcgcttgtgtatcccctcactcatacgctcctcctatagacttttataatttacattgtcaatcccaccacacttcagttgtacagccgggttcatgaaccttgtcctgcatgcttcttctcctgtctttGTTCTGTTGTAGCTTGTCccgtccttccctcacagggtgtagcactacagccccatgcaacactcatatttaatgtttcattgttgta contains:
- the LOC133486677 gene encoding uncharacterized protein LOC133486677; this translates as MYLEESEQRDASGEATLPTDSMLTEQCQVAKLTEDNGSAELDGNALVELSEQLVADREVSPSRLCMEHCNNYEGKGDSERADHYSEFGSILECVTIHDKTFRLSQPLEGWYWRPSRTFEPCVNHSSAHNGSPCYTEQQQHIFQQPEPTHHSFEYLDLAVYKSDVNSEQGETCSCTSEYIEQLELSQQYNPSGMQYKCLECEPETSTKDCEKHEMTGFVPDASESADESDCDTEHSEYDDIQNQSMAADDNDERGYLSDSRQERGSDDEPCTVSEDVNCLHRRALMQVYFDENEGLIRATDHLNTRGDEDLNETSQTSEQNDSDKTFVGFFMEEDSSDGSSSESKSFKTCADESENSLDSLGSEYEKETQEYSSDEQTQWESFDDDEEQCNITERVHDEKKTSNFVLEDYFDLFDRGDYYGPSFTQPQHYISCFDGGDIHDCLYRDQLKAKKQPQNAYNVPEMNPQMNDTCFYSSEKDLGGVYGCDSSLRSESEARPEKCKAEHELDGDSYEETNVNGAQTCNVTELMNVPYVQNILIKGDTSDDISRVETDNKEPSKEPPNISYSQEAMFRACSEKESYWSLREREHETLELIEEYYTSQIKSLQMTAKQSLNGFVVLNDRMISARASSWSKDHSVASQSKSEFQHAQAHAVCPEESQIGKVNDYCFVRGERANSNEDSGSTEISRQVRADIIHSIVNYDKTEEGDALARNRWTEDSEDESCDSDADELCDCEYCIPPNTQVPTKALLPQLKSHDTGKICVVIDLDETLVHSSFTPVNNADFVTPVDIDGTIHQVYVSKRPHVDEFLRRMGEMFECVLFTASLSKYADPVSDVLDKWGAFRSRLFREACVFHKGNYVKDLSHLGRDLNKVIIIDNSPASYIFHPDNAVPVESWFDDTSDSELLDLIPFFERLSNVDDVYDVLKEQRSLG